The Natribaculum luteum genome contains the following window.
TCGAGACGGCGTCTTCGATGGTCGATCCTTCCCTGAGGACGAGCGGTTCCTCCCAGTCGACGCCCCGGCCGGGCTTGTCCATGTACACCCGGATGAGGCCGAGGCTCTCCCACATGCGGTCTTTCAGCGCCTCGAGTCCCTTTTCCGCCTCGGCGCTGATGAACGTCACCTCCCTGGGATCCAGGCCACGCTCGCGGAGCTGCTCGTCGACTTCCGCCTTGTAGTCGGGGTTGATCAGGTCGACCTTGTTCACGCAGGCGATCGAGGGGATGTACTCACGGTTTTCCATCAGCCCGTCGATCAGCCGGTCGATGTCCACCTTCTCGCCGAGATTGACGTCGGCGTTGACGTAGCCCTGGTCGCGGAGGACGTCCTTGATCGTCTCCTCGTCTAGGTCCTGGTCGGCACTCGAGGTGATCTTGATCCCGTCTTTGTGCTTCGGGCGGACGGTGACCCGCGGGGGCTCCTGGTCGACCCGGACGTTGATGTCGTACAGTTCCTCCTGCAGGCGGTCGTACTGTTCGATCTCGAACACCGAGAGGACGAAGACGATCAGGTCGGCGTTTCGCACGACCGAGAGCACCTGCTTGCCGTCGCCCTTGCCGGTCGCCGCGCCTTCGATCAACCCGGGAACGTCGAGAATCTGGATGTTCGCTCCCCGGTGTTTGCACATCCCCGGATTGACGTCGAGTGTCGTAAACTCGTACTCGCCGGTCTCGCTCTCGGCGTTCGTCAACGCGTTCAAAAGCGACGACTTCCCCACGCTCGGGAACCCGACGAGTGCGACCGTCGCGTCGCCCGTCTTCTCGACGGAGTAGCCGGTGCCGCCGCCTGCCGAGGACTGGTTCTCGAGTTTCTCTTTCTTCTCGGCGAGTTTCGACTTCAGGCGGCCGATGTGGGCCTCCGTCGACTTGTTGTAGGGCGTATTGGCGATCTCTTCTTCGATCTCCTCGATCTCCTCCTCGAGCCCCATTTGTCTATACGCAACCGTTCGGGCCGAAAAACCCTTTCCATGCGTCGGGCCGAAAAGTCCCACTCCACGTCGCCTCGTCGAACCCAGTGGAGACTTCGGTGCCTGCAGAAGCGTTCGGTGTGGTCGAGTCTCGTACCTGTCTCGGCTGCCGGCTGGTCGGACGACGTTCTTCGATCCACGCGAACCCGCTGTACCCGCTGCTCGCCCGGCTGTCCCGGTTCAGTTA
Protein-coding sequences here:
- a CDS encoding OBG GTPase family GTP-binding protein — its product is MGLEEEIEEIEEEIANTPYNKSTEAHIGRLKSKLAEKKEKLENQSSAGGGTGYSVEKTGDATVALVGFPSVGKSSLLNALTNAESETGEYEFTTLDVNPGMCKHRGANIQILDVPGLIEGAATGKGDGKQVLSVVRNADLIVFVLSVFEIEQYDRLQEELYDINVRVDQEPPRVTVRPKHKDGIKITSSADQDLDEETIKDVLRDQGYVNADVNLGEKVDIDRLIDGLMENREYIPSIACVNKVDLINPDYKAEVDEQLRERGLDPREVTFISAEAEKGLEALKDRMWESLGLIRVYMDKPGRGVDWEEPLVLREGSTIEDAVSKLGGEFEERFRFARVSGPSATHDEQQVGDQHVLEDEDVLKLILRR